A DNA window from Mauremys reevesii isolate NIE-2019 linkage group 17, ASM1616193v1, whole genome shotgun sequence contains the following coding sequences:
- the LOC120385111 gene encoding maestro heat-like repeat family member 5 yields MEWTQDKNPIVRRLSLRGLGSIVLQPEKVHSLRAQLPAIMDMFCDTDRGRVMGAMHQAADIIYLLDGEGLGSISQDIAVSLRPFIDDERDSVRSVAILLLGNVVSSVKDPDKPIVQQKMIHCLLPLLLHLEDRDESVTLRCKLTLFRCAVFLRWAHLKTLFRSMAWDGSTQLRKCAWKCLMQNNKSHIPKFLFHALEYLESSQTTIRHSAALFIGKQSDFT; encoded by the exons ATGGAATGGACCCAAGATAAAAACCCCATTGTACGTCGGCTCAGTCTGCGAGGCCTTGGCAGTATTGTGCTCCAGCCAGAAAAG GTGCACTCGTTACGGGCCCAGCTGCCAGCGATCATGGACATGTTCTGTGACACGGATAGAGGGCGTGTCATGGGAGCCATGCATCAAGCTGCAGACATCATCTAcctcctggatggggaggggcttggctccATCTCCCAGGACATTGCAGTCAGCCTTCGCCCCTTCATTGATGAC GAGAGGGACAGCGTGCGCTCCGTTGCCATTTTACTGCTTGGCAACGTGGTGAGCAGCGTGAAGGACCCGGACAAACCCATCGTGCAGCAGAAGATGATCCACTGCTTGCTCCCGCTCCTGCTGCACCTTGAAGACCGGGATGAGAGCGTGACACTG AGATGCAAACTGACGCTCTTCCGCTGTGCAGTGTTTCTCAGGTGGGCTCATTTGAAGACGCTGTTCCGCAGCATGGCCTGggatggctccacacagctccggaAGTGTGCCTGGAAGTGCTTG atgcagaacaacaagagccacatccccaaattcctgttccacgccttagaatacctggaaagctcacagacaacaatcagacattctgcagccctgttcaTTGGTAAGCAGAGCGACTTCACTTGA